One window of the Chloroflexia bacterium SDU3-3 genome contains the following:
- a CDS encoding PQQ-dependent sugar dehydrogenase gives MLRPITTLALALLAACGPSGQATTTAPPQATPPTVTRQMATAAATPQASAAAAQAGQLGQASIALERMAQGLDSPTFAVGDGGGRLFVVEKTGKIQLFAAGTQDPKLFLDIVDRVGSNESERGLLSVAFHPQFAQNGLLYVDYTDRAGDTVIARFHASGDSADPASEQVLLTIQQPYANHNGGQIAFGPDGYLYIGMGDGGSAGDPQGNGQNPDALLGKLLRIDVDGGQPYAIPADNPFAKGGGKGEIWAVGLRNPWRFSFDRATGDLYIADVGQNKIEEIDFQAAGAGAGANYGWNATEGDECYQRGCDLAAYVAPVAQYTHAEGCSVTGGYVYRGERIPALQGTYLYADYCSGTIWGLQRDAGGAWQQRVLLTSGLQISSFGQDDAGELYLTTLDDDSLYQIVGT, from the coding sequence ATGCTACGACCGATCACCACCCTGGCCCTGGCGCTGCTGGCGGCGTGCGGGCCATCTGGCCAGGCCACCACCACCGCGCCGCCGCAGGCAACGCCGCCCACTGTCACGCGCCAGATGGCGACCGCCGCCGCCACGCCGCAGGCCAGCGCCGCCGCCGCGCAGGCTGGCCAGCTGGGGCAGGCCAGCATCGCGCTGGAGCGCATGGCTCAGGGGCTTGACTCGCCCACCTTCGCGGTGGGCGACGGCGGCGGTCGGCTGTTCGTGGTGGAGAAGACCGGCAAGATCCAGCTGTTCGCGGCTGGGACACAAGATCCAAAGCTGTTTCTTGACATTGTCGACCGCGTGGGGTCGAACGAGAGCGAGCGCGGCCTGCTGAGCGTGGCCTTTCACCCCCAGTTCGCGCAGAACGGCCTGCTGTATGTGGACTACACCGACCGCGCGGGCGACACCGTGATCGCGCGCTTCCATGCCAGCGGCGACAGCGCCGACCCGGCCAGCGAGCAGGTGCTGCTCACCATCCAGCAGCCCTACGCCAACCACAACGGCGGCCAGATCGCCTTCGGGCCGGATGGCTACCTCTACATCGGCATGGGCGACGGCGGCAGCGCGGGCGACCCGCAGGGCAACGGCCAGAACCCCGACGCGCTGCTGGGCAAGCTGCTGCGGATCGATGTGGACGGCGGCCAGCCCTACGCAATCCCGGCGGACAACCCCTTCGCCAAGGGCGGCGGGAAGGGTGAGATCTGGGCGGTGGGGCTGCGCAACCCCTGGCGCTTCTCGTTCGACCGCGCCACCGGCGATCTGTACATTGCCGACGTCGGGCAGAACAAGATCGAGGAGATCGACTTCCAGGCGGCGGGCGCGGGCGCGGGCGCAAACTACGGCTGGAACGCGACCGAGGGCGATGAGTGCTACCAGCGCGGCTGCGACCTGGCCGCGTATGTGGCCCCCGTGGCCCAGTACACCCACGCCGAGGGCTGCTCGGTGACGGGCGGCTACGTCTACCGCGGCGAGCGCATCCCCGCGCTGCAGGGCACCTATCTCTACGCCGACTACTGCAGCGGCACGATCTGGGGGCTGCAGCGCGATGCGGGCGGCGCGTGGCAGCAGCGCGTGCTGCTGACCAGCGGTCTGCAGATCAGCTCGTTTGGGCAGGACGACGCGGGCGAGCTGTACCTGACCACGCTCGATGACGATAGCCTGTACCAGATCGTGGGAACATGA
- a CDS encoding S8 family serine peptidase — protein sequence MTHNRPSSRRWLGIRCLPAMIVLCIAMPVSAQGETGKADGKLSSRLAQLSAPAMASRSRAQVAGALSLPASGPGSMQFSADGAVLASIRVSDVSPTTQAALVAAGATIRHVSERFGVIDAYVPPGSLDAVSAVGAVAYVGEALAPRHRSEQPVSASMAARRTTAAATCPTGVLSEGDTQLKAAEARTTYSVTGSGVKVGVVSDSYDKEGSITTAQQDIEAGDLPGADNPCGDTTPVEVVHEASDDAALQSDEGRAMLQIVHDLAPDASLAFATAGGSMYEMADNIRDLGNAGMDIITDDIVFYGEPFFQDGPVNLAIRENAAKGIPHFTAAGNANKRDNAGNNITSYEASAYRPMACPDFTMFDGSPVPAQEKPKDCHNFNPGSGQDATSAFTAGASGMSPVMEFQWAEPWFGIATDLDIFIIDTSTNQLVARATDSNGTQSSYTGTQSPVEITGWSGAAGKTYALIIGRYTGSGTPRIKYVFQSARGITATEYNASNNSVDSFGPSVGDHVAVAEGIGVAAVPYNNSNTPETFTSLGPATHYFGPLTYAAGASDGVNLARTPAAALATPQVLNKPDFAATDGGLTSFFGNANRFYGTSAAAPHAAGVAALIKEYASTHGKPFNSSAAEMLMEQGASPIANGTAADTGAGLLNAVKSIQVMISIEPRAYMPLVAR from the coding sequence ATGACCCACAACCGCCCTTCCAGCCGACGATGGCTCGGAATCCGCTGCCTCCCCGCGATGATCGTGCTGTGTATCGCCATGCCTGTCTCCGCCCAGGGTGAGACAGGCAAAGCCGATGGGAAGCTGAGCAGCAGGCTGGCCCAGCTGAGCGCGCCCGCCATGGCCAGCAGGTCGCGCGCTCAGGTGGCAGGCGCACTGAGCCTGCCCGCCAGCGGGCCGGGCAGCATGCAGTTCAGCGCCGATGGCGCAGTGCTGGCCAGCATCCGCGTCAGCGATGTGTCGCCCACTACCCAGGCCGCGCTGGTGGCCGCTGGCGCGACCATCCGCCACGTGTCCGAGCGCTTCGGCGTGATCGACGCCTATGTGCCGCCGGGCAGCCTCGACGCGGTGTCCGCCGTGGGCGCGGTGGCCTACGTGGGCGAGGCCCTGGCCCCGCGCCACCGCAGCGAGCAGCCCGTGTCCGCCAGCATGGCCGCGCGGCGCACCACCGCCGCCGCTACCTGCCCCACCGGCGTGCTGAGCGAGGGCGACACCCAGCTGAAGGCCGCCGAGGCACGAACCACCTACAGTGTCACTGGCAGCGGCGTGAAAGTGGGCGTGGTTTCCGACTCGTATGATAAAGAGGGTTCGATCACCACTGCCCAGCAGGACATCGAGGCGGGCGATCTGCCTGGGGCGGACAACCCATGCGGCGACACCACGCCGGTGGAGGTGGTGCACGAGGCCAGCGACGACGCCGCCTTGCAAAGCGATGAGGGCCGTGCGATGCTCCAGATCGTGCACGACCTCGCTCCCGATGCCAGCCTGGCCTTCGCCACGGCGGGCGGCAGCATGTACGAGATGGCCGACAACATCCGCGACCTGGGCAACGCGGGCATGGATATCATCACCGACGATATCGTGTTCTATGGCGAGCCGTTCTTCCAAGATGGCCCGGTGAACCTCGCCATCCGCGAGAATGCCGCCAAGGGCATCCCGCACTTCACGGCGGCGGGCAACGCCAACAAGCGCGACAACGCCGGGAACAACATCACATCCTACGAGGCTAGCGCCTACCGCCCCATGGCCTGCCCCGATTTCACGATGTTCGATGGCAGCCCGGTCCCTGCGCAGGAAAAACCCAAGGATTGTCACAACTTCAACCCCGGCAGCGGCCAGGATGCCACCAGCGCGTTCACCGCCGGGGCTAGCGGCATGTCGCCGGTGATGGAGTTCCAGTGGGCCGAGCCGTGGTTCGGCATCGCTACCGATCTCGACATCTTCATCATTGATACCAGCACCAATCAGCTGGTGGCGCGCGCCACCGACTCAAATGGCACCCAAAGCAGCTACACCGGCACGCAGTCGCCAGTGGAGATCACCGGATGGTCGGGGGCTGCGGGCAAAACCTACGCGCTGATCATCGGGCGCTACACTGGCAGCGGCACGCCGCGTATCAAGTACGTGTTTCAGAGCGCTCGTGGCATCACGGCCACCGAGTATAACGCCAGCAACAACAGCGTCGACAGCTTCGGGCCATCGGTGGGCGACCACGTGGCGGTGGCCGAGGGCATCGGCGTGGCCGCTGTCCCGTATAACAACAGCAACACGCCCGAAACGTTCACCTCGCTTGGGCCGGCAACCCACTACTTCGGCCCGCTCACCTACGCGGCGGGCGCGAGCGATGGCGTCAACCTGGCGCGCACCCCAGCCGCAGCGCTGGCCACGCCCCAGGTGCTCAATAAGCCCGACTTCGCCGCCACCGACGGCGGGTTAACATCGTTCTTCGGGAACGCCAATCGCTTCTATGGCACTTCCGCCGCCGCCCCGCATGCCGCAGGCGTGGCCGCGCTGATCAAGGAGTACGCCAGCACCCACGGCAAGCCCTTTAACAGCAGCGCCGCCGAGATGCTGATGGAGCAAGGCGCGTCGCCGATCGCCAATGGCACCGCCGCCGACACCGGCGCTGGCCTGCTGAACGCAGTCAAGTCAATCCAGGTGATGATCTCGATAGAGCCACGGGCATATATGCCGCTCGTCGCCCGCTAG